From the genome of Triticum aestivum cultivar Chinese Spring chromosome 1A, IWGSC CS RefSeq v2.1, whole genome shotgun sequence:
TGATCTACACACTGAATGCATCAATTTAGAGTAAGATGAACCTGACATTAACATTTGGTGTTTATTTTGAACCTGACAATGAACCTGACATTAACTAAACAACAATAATTCAGTAGTTTTCTCAAATTTGGTGGAGTACTGCTCACTGAAAACAGTGGAGTATTCACTCAAATTTAGCATCTCCTATTCACTGCAAACTGATCTACTCCAGTACTCCATCTTGACAAATTACAGTGCTGATTTTGGAGTAAACTGGACACTGAATTTGACAAACAGTGGAGTATTATTCTACACAGTGGAGTATTCACTCAATTTTTTTCTGGCCTGCCCGGTGgtgctttccttttcttttttctttgagaTGCAGTGACTAAAGGACTCGTTTGAGCTGGCTATTGTCTGAAGTATTTCATGAGTTAGCTTTCTCATCATGCAGGTGTAAAACGATGGacctctgatctgaagaaataagATAATCTGCTCTGTGTTGCAAGTTGCTGTCATGCCGCCGGTGTCATTAGTTCGCTGTCATCTGAGAAATATGCGTCCTCCATGAAGCCAAGGTTCAGCCCTATGTTTTCCTCCCGGCTGCTCGAAGCTCACTTTCAGAGCTGCGTCGACGAACTGCCATACGAGCTGTCACACCCGGTTCATCCTCCGGCTGTTGCCGGCCGCAAAGTACAGGTGAAGGCGCAGGCATGCCCTTATTGTTCACCTCCAATTCACTAAATCTTGTCCAATTTTTTCTACTCAGTCTATAACATTCAGTTTGATTTAGTCTTGTCCAGTTAACTGAAGAACATGTTTATCCAGACTAAGAACATTCAGTTAACTTCTTTGACATTGGAGTTGAACACATTCAGTTAACTTTTTTGCAACATTTCTGCAGAGTAGATGATCAATTGTGTTTCAAATTAATGAACAAGCGCAATGTATAGAAATTGGAGCTCAGGTTCTTCTTCTCACCGGCAGAAGAACGAGCAGGGGAGCTCCGGGCGGCAGCACGAGCAGGCCCGTCGGGGAAGAGCAGCAACTTGCAGACGAGCAGCAGAAGAAGCTCGAGGTTGAGGAGGAGCTTGAGTCCCAGGCCCGCCTGGAGCTCCAGGTCCAGGCACTCGAGACCCAGGCGCGTGCAGGTCCTGTGCGGCGCCGGCGCAGGCCCTGGGCGGCGGGAGGGATAGCAGCGCAGCCCTGGGCGGCGGGAGGGGATCGCGACGCAGCCCTAGGCGGCGGGAGGGATCACGGCTGGAGAGGATGGCGGCGGAGCAGCGCCCTTCAGCAGTGGAGCCGCCGCCCGTCGAGGTGGTCGCCGTGGAGGAGCAGGTGGACGGCGCGGCGCAGCTCGCCTCCGTGCGGGCGACACAGCTCGCCTCGGGCGGCGCAGCTGGGCAGGGGCGGCGGTGGTTCACAGCGGTGGCGCAGGCCCTGGCCGTCGTCACCTGCTCGGCCTTATGGTGGGTGCCGACGGTGGCGCGGGCGACCACGGTGTGCGTCGGCGACGAAGAAAGGAGGAAGAAGTAGCGGGGTCTGATTAGCAAGAGATTTGAAGCtagaaggggttttctgcaaaattgTAAATGAACTAAGCAGTGGACAACTAttcccggatggagggagtacatacgctATAACTGATAGATACACATGGTCATACACCTCTTCCTATGGGGGTTTAGCTGTGATCAGCCCAGGATAATGTAGACAAATGATGATGTTAGTGATAACAAAGACTCGTGGTAAACCGGCCCGGATGGCATTTGGGTTTTGTAAGTACAATCTTCATATCATATTCTCTCCATtgggaattacttgtcgcagaaatgaatatatctagatgtattttagttgtagatacatccattttcgagacaagtaattctgaacggaagGAGTACCTTGCAGCGGGAAGGCTTGGCACAGGATTGATTGTCTGGAGTCGACTTGTGGCCATTCACAAGCCATCTTGATGGTAGCTTCTCTTCTTCATAG
Proteins encoded in this window:
- the LOC123045094 gene encoding uncharacterized protein, with amino-acid sequence MEAKVQPYVFLPAARSSLSELRRRTAIRAVTPGSSSGCCRPQSTEIGAQVLLLTGRRTSRGAPGGSTSRPVGEEQQLADEQQKKLEVEEELESQARLELQVQALETQARAGPVRRRRRPWAAGGIAAQPWAAGGDRDAALGGGRDHGWRGWRRSSALQQWSRRPSRWSPWRSRWTARRSSPPCGRHSSPRAAQLGRGGGGSQRWRRPWPSSPARPYGGCRRWRGRPRCASATKKGGRSSGV